From Pelotomaculum schinkii, one genomic window encodes:
- a CDS encoding transposase, translating into MHTWSFYRLAQYVEYKAVLAGIKVEYVNPKHTSQKCPACGELNKAIDRKYKCGCGYKTHRDRLGAINIISATVADGNSLSA; encoded by the coding sequence TTGCATACCTGGAGCTTTTATCGATTAGCTCAATATGTAGAGTACAAAGCAGTTTTGGCTGGAATTAAGGTTGAGTACGTTAACCCAAAACACACCAGCCAGAAATGCCCTGCATGTGGAGAACTCAATAAAGCTATTGATAGAAAATACAAATGCGGTTGCGGATATAAAACACATCGCGACAGGTTAGGCGCGATTAATATCATTTCTGCAACTGTGGCAGATGGTAACAGTCTGTCAGCCTAG